One genomic segment of Desulfocapsa sulfexigens DSM 10523 includes these proteins:
- the hemA gene encoding glutamyl-tRNA reductase has product MPSETILLLGVNHKNTPLEVREKLALSGGYEDPLEALGRVDGLREYYLLSTCNRVEVLVSASAGAEVERALAGFLFGDALTPEQYEKYLYCYRNEEAIHHLFMVAASLDSMIVGESQILGQLKEAYRWSSKLKCTGPILNKLLHKSFSVAKRVRSETQIGSSAVSISYAAIELARKIFGSLENKRVLLIGAGEMAELAAEHLVGNGAKDVVVANRTLENALDLAKRFNGRAVGLDELLEQLEQVDIIVSSTGAPGVILHKEDVKPLMRNRRNKPLFFIDIAVPRDLDPALNDLDNVYLYDIDDLNNVVELNKAERDKEAIKASRIVDEEALKFKDWLAGLAITPTLAALREKGDLIVRAELERTLPRLDGLSARDRENVERMAGAIVSKLLHDPMLFLKSESCKDQSDMKVDIFRSVFGLEKKQ; this is encoded by the coding sequence ATGCCCAGTGAGACTATCCTGCTCCTTGGGGTTAATCATAAGAATACTCCCCTTGAAGTGCGTGAAAAATTGGCCCTTAGCGGTGGCTACGAGGATCCCCTGGAGGCTTTAGGAAGGGTTGATGGTCTGCGTGAGTATTATCTCCTCTCGACCTGCAACCGTGTTGAGGTTCTGGTTTCGGCCAGTGCCGGGGCTGAGGTTGAGAGGGCTCTGGCTGGTTTTCTTTTTGGAGATGCTCTCACTCCCGAGCAGTATGAAAAATATTTGTACTGCTATCGTAACGAAGAAGCCATCCATCACCTCTTTATGGTTGCCGCAAGTCTTGATTCCATGATCGTGGGTGAATCTCAGATTTTAGGTCAGTTAAAGGAAGCGTACCGCTGGTCTTCCAAATTGAAATGCACTGGTCCCATCCTCAACAAGCTTTTGCATAAGTCTTTTTCTGTGGCCAAACGGGTACGGAGTGAGACTCAAATCGGTTCCTCTGCTGTCTCTATCAGTTATGCCGCTATTGAGCTTGCAAGGAAGATTTTTGGATCACTTGAAAATAAGCGGGTGCTGCTGATTGGCGCTGGTGAAATGGCGGAACTTGCTGCCGAACATCTTGTGGGTAATGGCGCTAAAGATGTTGTGGTTGCCAACAGAACCCTTGAAAATGCTCTCGATCTGGCAAAACGTTTTAATGGCCGTGCAGTTGGGCTGGATGAGCTGTTAGAGCAGTTGGAACAGGTTGATATTATAGTGAGCTCCACCGGAGCGCCAGGGGTTATTCTCCATAAGGAAGATGTTAAACCTCTTATGCGCAATCGTCGCAACAAACCTCTGTTTTTTATTGATATTGCAGTGCCAAGGGACCTTGACCCAGCTCTGAATGATCTGGACAATGTCTACCTCTACGATATTGACGATCTGAACAATGTGGTGGAGTTGAACAAAGCTGAACGGGACAAAGAGGCCATCAAAGCAAGCCGTATCGTTGATGAGGAGGCCCTAAAATTTAAAGACTGGCTGGCGGGTCTTGCAATTACTCCAACTCTTGCCGCTCTGCGTGAAAAAGGAGATCTTATTGTCAGGGCAGAGCTTGAACGTACTCTGCCCAGGCTGGATGGATTAAGTGCCAGGGATCGAGAAAATGTGGAGAGGATGGCCGGAGCCATTGTTTCTAAACTCCTCCATGATCCCATGCTTTTTCTAAAGAGTGAAAGCTGTAAGGATCAATCGGATATGAAGGTGGATATATTTCGTTCTGTTTTTGGTCTTGAGAAAAAGCAGTGA
- a CDS encoding tautomerase family protein codes for MPYVNIRVAGTLSKDQKSNICKGVTEVIAREAGKPPEAILIFIDEVPHENIAKAGNLLTPPK; via the coding sequence ATGCCCTACGTTAATATTCGTGTTGCCGGAACGCTTAGCAAAGATCAGAAGAGTAATATCTGCAAGGGGGTGACCGAGGTTATCGCCAGGGAAGCAGGGAAACCGCCAGAGGCGATTCTGATTTTTATTGATGAAGTGCCCCATGAGAATATTGCCAAGGCCGGCAATCTGTTAACTCCTCCGAAATAA
- a CDS encoding PEP-CTERM sorting domain-containing protein: MSEKDRYKACYWSGLLFHLTAFIAQGYRHYTGETMNRIIILLIWISALFFPAFSYADLITFAEADDSHIEWTGGILQHTTNYGSSTEIQTANNGIFDTYGLIKFDNIFGSGPDQLSTDATITSAELHLWMSRESAAFNNIINLYQLTKDWDEQTVTGTNYGGLFSNTTGTAIDVYNSAVPGGTPQELIFDVMDSLLDWQSADGVTNFGWGIESQTLHAVNYFYSNDSDGDYIPYLILDYETDPVPEPATMLLFGTGIAGLVGSTIRKKKK, encoded by the coding sequence ATGAGCGAAAAAGATCGTTATAAAGCCTGCTACTGGAGTGGACTGTTATTCCACCTAACGGCCTTTATCGCCCAAGGATATCGCCATTATACAGGAGAGACCATGAACCGTATAATTATTTTATTAATTTGGATCAGCGCTTTATTCTTTCCAGCTTTTAGTTACGCGGATTTGATTACTTTTGCAGAGGCTGACGATTCACATATAGAATGGACTGGTGGTATTTTACAACATACCACTAACTATGGCAGTTCTACTGAGATACAAACCGCTAACAATGGGATTTTTGATACATATGGCCTGATTAAATTTGATAACATTTTTGGGTCTGGGCCAGACCAGCTTTCAACAGACGCAACTATCACTTCTGCTGAATTGCATCTATGGATGTCACGTGAGTCCGCTGCTTTTAACAACATAATTAACCTATATCAGTTGACGAAAGACTGGGACGAACAGACAGTCACGGGCACAAATTATGGGGGATTGTTTAGCAATACAACAGGTACTGCAATAGATGTTTACAATAGTGCAGTTCCTGGCGGTACTCCTCAGGAACTGATATTTGACGTGATGGATAGCTTATTGGACTGGCAATCCGCTGATGGTGTTACTAATTTTGGATGGGGAATAGAATCTCAAACATTGCACGCAGTTAATTATTTTTATTCAAATGATTCCGATGGCGATTACATCCCCTATTTGATTTTAGATTACGAGACAGACCCAGTCCCAGAACCCGCAACAATGCTACTCTTCGGAACAGGTATAGCAGGGCTTGTAGGTTCAACAATCAGGAAGAAAAAAAAGTAA
- the ccsB gene encoding c-type cytochrome biogenesis protein CcsB has product MLSEINYLLFNSVVVVSFVASAVYLVFFFSQREDLRTIARTIFIGSGVLQSFYILSRYIIAGHTPITSQHEAVVFFAWSVTWAYLSFHWRYSVRNFGTFVSILVFIMLLIAAMVSREFHPLAPALQSLWLPVHAGVAVMAYGFLALAFCGAIMYLLQERELKSKKFGFFFSRLPSLDSLDQLNNHCLTAGFGLLTLGIITGSIWARQAWGTYWHWDPKETWSLITWFLYAAQIHQRFTLGWRGKRAAVMSIVGFIAVIFTLWGVNYLLGGVHSYAQ; this is encoded by the coding sequence ATGTTGAGTGAAATCAACTACCTTTTGTTTAACAGTGTCGTGGTCGTCAGCTTTGTGGCCTCGGCAGTATATCTTGTTTTTTTCTTCAGCCAGCGGGAAGATCTGCGTACAATTGCGAGAACGATCTTTATCGGCTCAGGAGTTCTGCAGAGTTTCTATATTCTCTCACGTTATATAATCGCAGGGCATACTCCCATTACTTCCCAGCATGAGGCCGTAGTCTTTTTTGCATGGTCTGTAACCTGGGCCTATCTTTCTTTTCATTGGCGCTATTCGGTGAGGAATTTTGGAACATTTGTTTCAATATTGGTATTCATCATGCTTCTTATTGCGGCCATGGTGTCCAGGGAGTTTCACCCCCTTGCTCCTGCCCTGCAGTCACTGTGGCTTCCTGTCCATGCTGGAGTTGCTGTCATGGCCTATGGGTTTCTGGCCCTGGCATTCTGCGGAGCCATCATGTATCTGCTTCAGGAACGGGAACTGAAGTCTAAAAAATTCGGTTTCTTTTTCAGTCGCCTTCCATCACTTGATTCGCTTGATCAGTTGAATAATCACTGTTTAACCGCCGGTTTTGGTCTTTTAACCCTTGGCATTATCACTGGTTCCATTTGGGCCAGACAGGCCTGGGGTACCTATTGGCATTGGGATCCAAAAGAGACCTGGTCACTTATTACCTGGTTCCTTTATGCTGCTCAGATCCATCAGCGTTTTACTTTGGGATGGCGTGGCAAACGGGCGGCGGTTATGTCTATTGTCGGATTTATTGCCGTAATTTTCACTCTTTGGGGAGTAAATTACCTACTTGGGGGTGTGCATAGCTATGCCCAGTGA
- a CDS encoding rhomboid family intramembrane serine protease, translating to MIVATNIAMFVLSLVIDLKHTGFSSSPLNFLSPSNNSLLILGSTGTIPIFQLNRWWSLLSANYLHGSLLHLVFNMIAIYQIGPLLIREYGVSKMFIIYTLSGIGGFFISSVFGVRFTIGASAALCGLIGAALYYGKSRGGTYGNAIYNQIGGWALGIFLFGFMVPGINNWGHGGGMLVGALSGYLLGYRERSQEKIGHKLSSLACIVFTGIILFWSLTNGILYLVM from the coding sequence GTGATCGTTGCAACGAACATTGCAATGTTTGTACTCTCTTTAGTTATTGATTTGAAACACACTGGTTTTTCAAGTAGTCCTTTAAATTTTCTCTCACCGAGTAACAACAGCCTCCTTATACTTGGCTCTACCGGCACCATACCCATATTCCAACTGAATCGTTGGTGGTCACTTCTTTCGGCAAATTATCTACACGGCAGTCTACTGCACCTTGTATTCAACATGATAGCAATCTACCAGATCGGACCTCTACTTATACGAGAGTACGGTGTAAGTAAAATGTTCATCATATATACATTAAGTGGAATAGGCGGGTTTTTTATTTCATCGGTCTTTGGTGTTCGATTTACTATCGGTGCTTCAGCTGCGCTTTGCGGGTTGATTGGTGCTGCTTTGTACTATGGAAAAAGCCGGGGAGGTACATATGGTAATGCTATCTACAATCAAATCGGTGGTTGGGCTTTAGGTATATTTCTTTTTGGTTTTATGGTTCCGGGTATCAATAACTGGGGGCATGGTGGGGGTATGCTTGTTGGTGCCCTGTCAGGTTATTTGCTCGGTTACAGAGAACGTTCCCAGGAGAAAATAGGTCACAAGCTTTCAAGCCTTGCCTGTATTGTATTTACAGGCATTATACTTTTCTGGTCCCTTACAAATGGCATCTTATATCTTGTCATGTAA
- a CDS encoding GlxA family transcriptional regulator, which produces MKNITILALDDGSATSITGPMEVFQMTGTLWNMANGLEPTPFFNVQVVTLTGEPVRTMNGITISAHGSIDDVTDTDLIIVSPTTNIEKNLSKQGRIIPWLLDQYNNGAQIAGVCTGVFILAATGLLDGKIATTHWAVANEFKQLYPLVNLMPERLFTDANDLYCSGSYNSCIDLSVYLVEKFCGREIALQTAKILIHDINRISQAPYTPFNFQRNHIDEHVLNAQRHMETTFAGQIDIERLARSQGMARRTFERRFKAATGDTPNHYIQRVRVEKAKRILESEQKSLDEISYQVGYEDSGFFRKVFTKHTGLKPGEYRAKFQRVVEFQS; this is translated from the coding sequence ATGAAGAATATCACTATACTCGCACTTGATGACGGATCGGCCACGTCAATTACCGGCCCTATGGAAGTTTTTCAAATGACAGGCACCTTATGGAATATGGCCAACGGCCTGGAACCGACTCCTTTTTTTAATGTACAGGTTGTCACCCTGACAGGTGAGCCGGTGAGAACCATGAATGGTATTACCATTAGCGCCCATGGCTCAATTGATGATGTGACGGATACAGACCTTATTATTGTCTCTCCCACCACGAATATTGAAAAGAACCTGAGTAAACAGGGAAGAATCATTCCATGGCTTCTCGATCAGTACAACAACGGTGCCCAGATAGCCGGAGTGTGTACCGGAGTTTTCATACTGGCTGCAACCGGACTGCTCGACGGGAAAATAGCCACCACCCACTGGGCAGTAGCCAACGAATTCAAACAACTTTACCCGCTGGTAAACCTGATGCCGGAACGCCTATTCACCGATGCCAATGACCTGTATTGTTCCGGGTCTTATAACTCCTGCATTGACCTGTCAGTTTATCTGGTGGAAAAATTCTGCGGTCGGGAAATTGCCCTGCAAACTGCTAAAATACTGATTCATGACATAAACCGCATTTCCCAGGCACCATACACTCCATTCAACTTCCAGCGCAACCACATTGATGAGCACGTGCTTAACGCTCAACGGCACATGGAAACAACATTTGCGGGACAAATTGACATTGAGCGGTTAGCACGGAGCCAAGGCATGGCACGTCGTACCTTTGAACGCCGATTCAAGGCGGCCACTGGTGACACCCCGAATCATTATATTCAAAGGGTACGGGTGGAAAAAGCCAAGAGAATACTTGAATCTGAGCAGAAGAGCCTTGACGAAATCAGTTATCAGGTGGGGTATGAAGACAGTGGTTTCTTTCGAAAAGTTTTTACCAAACATACCGGTCTCAAACCAGGAGAATACAGAGCAAAATTTCAACGGGTTGTTGAATTTCAATCTTAG
- the ligA gene encoding NAD-dependent DNA ligase LigA, giving the protein MAVSLQQKRLEELRLQLNEHCHRYYVLDDPLISDGEYDRLFQELIAIEEKYPELVTSDSPSQRVGGAALEKFEQVEHRLPMLSLENAFDDQDLYSFEDRLLRFLLTTERFPYMAEPKLDGLAVELVYEDGVLIRGSTRGNGMIGEDITSQLRTVHSIPLRLKLPDLPRLEVRGEVFMDRSGLEKLNQQRADDGEPLFANPRNAAAGSLRQLDPKITAQRPLRFFVYGVAEPGDTGCRNQQELLQFLATLGLPVNPLVSLCPDIGAVIARFAELSRLRHNLAYEIDGMVVKVNDFTLQTRLGAKARAPRWAIACKFPATQATTQIVQVDFQVGRTGAVTPVALLTPVDVGGVMVSRATLHNNDEILRKDLHIGDTVLIQRAGDVIPEIVKAIPEKRNSSAEPVTFPKDCPVCSHPLLKPEGEAITRCVNPHCPAQRLRSIVHFCSKAGLDIEGLGKKSVEQLFDLKLIKDLPDIFRLQREDLAGLEGWGEKSAENALAGVRAAKEPSLTRFLAALGIRFVGEVTAGLLERSYKSLERLLTVTREELLEVEGLGEQAANSIVEYFSDPSVLEMMRAFHDVGVRPQALEQSGGNLLLSGEVLLFTGSLKKLSRTEAKKLVKEHGGEVASGITQKLTCLVVGEKPGSKLKKAEEKGKKILTEDEFLQVLDGQLKI; this is encoded by the coding sequence ATGGCCGTGTCCCTGCAGCAGAAGAGGCTGGAAGAGTTACGTCTCCAGCTGAACGAACATTGCCATCGCTATTATGTTCTTGATGATCCACTGATTTCCGATGGTGAGTATGACAGGCTTTTTCAAGAGTTGATTGCAATTGAAGAAAAGTATCCCGAGCTGGTCACGTCTGATTCCCCCAGTCAGCGTGTTGGGGGGGCGGCACTGGAAAAGTTCGAACAGGTGGAACATCGCTTGCCCATGCTCAGCCTTGAGAACGCCTTTGACGACCAGGATCTTTACTCCTTTGAAGATCGTCTTTTACGTTTCCTCCTTACCACGGAGCGATTTCCCTATATGGCTGAACCAAAGCTCGATGGTCTGGCGGTTGAGCTTGTGTATGAAGATGGTGTGCTGATTCGGGGGAGTACTCGCGGCAATGGTATGATTGGTGAAGATATTACCAGTCAGCTTCGCACCGTTCATTCCATTCCTTTACGTCTCAAGTTGCCTGATCTTCCACGTCTCGAGGTTCGTGGGGAAGTGTTTATGGATCGTAGCGGACTCGAGAAGCTCAATCAGCAGCGCGCTGATGATGGGGAGCCGCTCTTTGCGAATCCACGTAACGCAGCCGCTGGTTCTTTGCGGCAACTTGATCCAAAAATAACAGCTCAGCGACCGTTACGGTTTTTTGTGTATGGTGTTGCAGAGCCAGGTGACACCGGGTGCAGGAATCAACAGGAACTGCTTCAGTTTTTGGCAACTCTTGGTCTGCCTGTGAATCCTCTCGTGTCACTTTGTCCTGATATTGGAGCGGTTATTGCCCGTTTCGCTGAGCTCTCCAGACTGCGCCATAATCTTGCCTATGAGATTGATGGAATGGTGGTGAAAGTAAATGATTTTACTCTTCAGACACGGCTTGGAGCTAAGGCAAGAGCTCCGCGCTGGGCAATCGCCTGTAAATTCCCAGCGACCCAGGCGACGACTCAAATAGTACAGGTCGACTTTCAGGTTGGTAGAACCGGGGCGGTTACCCCCGTTGCTCTCCTTACCCCGGTTGATGTTGGCGGTGTTATGGTAAGCCGTGCCACTCTTCATAACAATGATGAGATTCTCAGAAAGGATTTGCACATTGGTGATACCGTTCTTATTCAGCGAGCGGGCGATGTTATCCCTGAGATTGTAAAGGCTATACCTGAAAAACGAAACAGTTCGGCCGAACCTGTCACCTTTCCCAAAGATTGTCCTGTCTGCTCTCACCCTCTGCTCAAACCTGAAGGTGAGGCGATTACCCGTTGTGTAAATCCTCATTGCCCGGCTCAGCGTCTCCGCTCAATTGTTCATTTTTGCTCCAAGGCAGGCCTTGATATTGAAGGGCTTGGGAAAAAGAGTGTGGAACAGCTCTTTGATTTAAAGCTGATCAAAGATTTACCGGATATATTCAGGCTGCAACGAGAAGATCTTGCAGGGCTAGAGGGGTGGGGCGAAAAGTCTGCGGAAAATGCTCTTGCTGGAGTGCGAGCGGCAAAGGAACCATCGCTCACCCGTTTTCTTGCTGCTCTTGGTATTCGTTTTGTCGGAGAGGTCACTGCAGGTTTGCTGGAACGCAGCTATAAAAGTCTTGAGAGGCTGCTTACTGTGACTCGCGAGGAACTGCTCGAGGTTGAGGGACTTGGCGAACAGGCGGCAAATTCCATAGTAGAATATTTTTCCGATCCTTCGGTTCTGGAGATGATGCGCGCATTCCATGACGTTGGAGTACGGCCTCAGGCTCTTGAGCAGAGTGGGGGGAATCTATTGCTGAGCGGGGAAGTACTTCTCTTTACTGGGAGTTTGAAGAAGCTTTCCAGAACAGAGGCTAAAAAACTGGTCAAAGAACATGGTGGAGAGGTCGCCAGTGGGATAACCCAGAAATTAACCTGCCTTGTGGTTGGTGAAAAACCGGGCTCAAAGTTGAAGAAAGCAGAGGAAAAAGGAAAAAAGATTCTTACAGAGGATGAGTTTTTGCAGGTTTTGGATGGACAGTTAAAAATATGA
- a CDS encoding DUF2156 domain-containing protein has protein sequence MTLHLLSLDDRLFVTEYLRRFPPETSELTFTNLYSWHNTRPIWVDVISDSLIVFAETKMGLVVLGPPVGSVSLTEVFREYGSQISGAERIPKDMIADIPLLPGVTVAEDRDNSDYVYLREELATLAGRKFTKKRNHINKCLAAYSCQYEIITSELVTECMAMQDRWCAARNCKAEPGLCGEYQAIAETLYHYQEFGLTGGAIRIKGIVEAFTVGEALNPSTVVCHFEKAMPQFQGLGQLINQWFAKNNLSGFTYVNREQDLGIPGLRRAKESYYPHHLVEKVRISLSGSSIE, from the coding sequence ATGACCCTGCACCTGCTCTCCCTTGATGACCGGCTCTTTGTTACCGAATATCTCCGGCGTTTTCCACCTGAAACTTCGGAGCTGACCTTCACCAATCTCTATTCCTGGCATAATACCCGTCCGATCTGGGTAGATGTTATCAGCGACTCGCTCATTGTTTTTGCTGAGACTAAGATGGGGCTGGTGGTTCTGGGCCCCCCCGTCGGATCGGTATCCCTGACTGAGGTTTTCCGTGAGTATGGCAGTCAGATAAGTGGAGCTGAGCGTATCCCTAAGGACATGATAGCGGATATCCCCCTGCTTCCTGGCGTCACGGTTGCCGAGGACCGGGATAACAGCGACTATGTCTATCTTCGGGAAGAGCTTGCCACCCTTGCCGGTAGAAAATTCACGAAAAAAAGAAATCACATCAACAAGTGCCTGGCCGCATACAGTTGCCAATATGAGATCATCACCTCGGAATTAGTTACCGAGTGTATGGCCATGCAGGATCGATGGTGCGCCGCCCGGAATTGCAAAGCTGAACCAGGGCTATGCGGTGAATATCAGGCCATAGCAGAAACTCTGTACCACTATCAGGAATTTGGTCTTACTGGTGGCGCCATTCGTATCAAGGGAATTGTTGAGGCTTTTACCGTGGGTGAGGCGCTTAACCCCTCGACCGTGGTCTGCCATTTTGAGAAGGCTATGCCCCAGTTTCAAGGCCTGGGCCAGTTGATAAATCAGTGGTTTGCCAAAAACAACCTCAGCGGTTTTACCTATGTCAACCGGGAGCAGGATCTCGGAATTCCTGGTCTGCGCCGGGCAAAAGAAAGTTACTATCCGCATCATCTGGTCGAAAAGGTGCGGATTTCCTTGTCTGGTTCGAGCATCGAATGA
- a CDS encoding AsmA family protein → MKRVMKWAGGLLVICILLFLGIIVVLPMVLDPNDYKDKISDLLYEQSGFRLEIPGDITLHISPRLDVLFSLGQVRVLAAPGLSETPLLSSEEARVELSLFPLLKEKRLVVQGVQLHGVYCYLIRDKSGRGNWEIVQSSAPAASSPSPKKKKEASVPVPQGQAGEKAKKVPTLELGTFDLSRVTVRYEDQQAAKIFELKDFSVQTGHVLDGQSFHLQSAFTLISSGKNNTTLFVESSIDSDITVKFSEQTVQLDNLSLENSIKAFGVQGAKISLEGNSFLDLAKKNISLKGVRLNSGDFSIQLNAEVTNYQEPHFKGTLLIPEFSLREFLRTNKLSQPNWKNDSALQQLGFSCAFAGNMKKIDVSAIDLLLDGAHGTGSFVLTDLQHPSYDFKMHLDKLDVDSYGTVVQQSSVVAGAVKKEKEQKPAMAQGKVSGGGGKKVSVNVPIKETPSLQPVFPVKSLRKLQFNLDLGVDSLKIKGAALTHVELQASGREGQLELNPLRAQLYSGNVAAQVKLDVTGELPKLTVTGDVAQVQVGPLLMDMTGKEEVTGTAVLALQVGTNGNVKEQLIRNSNGTVKLALENGVVKKLHILDVVRQAKALYEQKPMVQAAKDEPTGFARINANGVVSNGVFHNKDLKAESDLMKVTGSGSVDFVNEYVDYVLKISILRSLDRDDKSGKTDYSKFIVPYRIQGEFSNIKEEADVVGLFKAGATTLLMGELQKQLDKKNKSGDSKQDGKKSSTQDLLQQGLKGLFGN, encoded by the coding sequence ATGAAACGTGTAATGAAGTGGGCAGGTGGTTTACTGGTGATTTGTATCCTTTTGTTTTTGGGGATTATAGTCGTGCTGCCTATGGTGCTTGATCCGAATGACTACAAGGATAAAATATCTGATCTGCTCTACGAACAGAGCGGGTTCCGTCTTGAGATCCCGGGAGATATCACCCTGCATATCTCGCCCCGTCTTGACGTCCTGTTTTCTCTTGGGCAGGTTCGGGTTCTTGCAGCACCAGGACTTTCGGAGACTCCGCTCCTCAGCAGTGAAGAAGCAAGAGTGGAGCTTTCTCTGTTCCCTCTCCTGAAAGAGAAACGTCTTGTTGTTCAGGGAGTACAGCTTCATGGTGTGTACTGTTATCTGATTCGTGACAAATCCGGAAGGGGAAACTGGGAGATAGTCCAGTCTTCTGCACCAGCAGCGTCTTCTCCATCACCCAAAAAAAAGAAAGAAGCTTCAGTCCCCGTGCCGCAGGGGCAGGCAGGAGAAAAGGCGAAAAAGGTTCCAACGCTTGAACTCGGGACCTTTGACTTGAGCCGGGTGACAGTGCGTTATGAAGATCAGCAGGCAGCAAAAATATTTGAACTGAAGGATTTCAGTGTCCAGACCGGCCATGTGCTGGATGGACAATCTTTTCATCTCCAATCCGCTTTCACGCTCATCTCCTCTGGCAAGAACAACACGACGCTGTTTGTTGAGAGCTCTATTGATAGTGACATCACAGTTAAATTTTCAGAACAAACTGTGCAGCTGGATAATCTGTCCCTGGAAAATTCCATTAAAGCCTTTGGTGTCCAAGGGGCCAAAATCAGTCTTGAAGGGAATAGCTTTCTTGATCTTGCGAAGAAGAATATAAGCCTTAAAGGGGTTCGTTTAAATAGCGGAGACTTCTCTATCCAGCTCAACGCAGAAGTGACCAATTATCAGGAGCCTCATTTCAAAGGAACGCTTCTTATTCCAGAATTTTCCCTCAGAGAATTTCTGAGGACAAATAAGCTTTCCCAGCCCAACTGGAAGAATGATTCGGCACTGCAGCAGCTTGGATTCTCCTGTGCATTTGCTGGAAACATGAAGAAAATTGATGTCTCAGCCATCGATCTCCTGCTGGACGGTGCACATGGGACAGGGAGCTTTGTCCTCACTGACCTTCAGCACCCTTCCTATGATTTTAAAATGCACCTTGATAAGCTTGATGTTGATTCCTATGGGACGGTCGTTCAGCAAAGCTCTGTTGTTGCGGGGGCGGTGAAGAAGGAAAAAGAGCAGAAACCAGCAATGGCACAGGGAAAAGTGTCCGGAGGTGGCGGAAAAAAGGTATCCGTGAATGTTCCGATTAAGGAGACTCCCTCATTACAACCTGTTTTTCCCGTTAAGTCTTTGCGGAAATTGCAGTTCAATCTTGACCTTGGTGTTGACTCCCTGAAGATTAAAGGTGCTGCGCTGACCCACGTTGAACTGCAGGCATCGGGTAGAGAGGGGCAGCTGGAGTTGAATCCTTTACGGGCACAATTATACAGTGGAAACGTAGCCGCCCAGGTAAAGCTTGATGTGACAGGTGAACTTCCAAAGCTTACAGTAACTGGTGATGTTGCTCAGGTCCAGGTAGGCCCTCTACTTATGGATATGACAGGAAAAGAGGAGGTAACAGGCACTGCCGTGTTGGCATTGCAGGTGGGCACAAATGGAAATGTCAAAGAGCAGCTTATTCGTAACTCCAATGGAACAGTGAAACTGGCCCTTGAAAATGGGGTGGTGAAAAAACTTCATATTCTTGATGTTGTGCGTCAGGCAAAGGCTCTTTATGAACAAAAGCCGATGGTTCAGGCGGCAAAGGATGAACCAACCGGATTTGCACGAATCAATGCAAACGGAGTGGTCAGCAATGGTGTCTTTCACAATAAGGATCTGAAAGCCGAGTCTGATCTGATGAAGGTCACGGGATCTGGAAGTGTCGATTTCGTGAATGAATATGTGGATTATGTTTTGAAAATTTCGATTCTCAGAAGTCTGGATCGAGACGATAAATCCGGAAAGACTGACTACAGTAAATTTATTGTCCCTTATCGGATCCAGGGGGAATTTTCGAATATAAAAGAAGAGGCAGATGTCGTTGGCCTCTTTAAAGCCGGAGCGACAACTCTTCTTATGGGTGAATTGCAGAAACAGCTGGACAAGAAAAACAAAAGTGGCGATTCGAAGCAGGATGGGAAAAAAAGTTCGACTCAGGATCTGCTGCAGCAGGGGTTGAAAGGTTTGTTCGGAAATTAG
- a CDS encoding universal stress protein → MKRIEQVKNVVTPVDFSDNSKLIAESAAFIAGSFKANLVLLFVVQKFEDYSGFFVPQMSIPDFEQDLFAQAEEKMHSFSQDIEKFAKEQGVVEVIGKILVGDVAEQIVDFSAKQDDGLIAMGTHGYKGLEKIMFGSVADKVVKSAGCPVLTINPYTCCDK, encoded by the coding sequence ATGAAACGAATTGAGCAAGTCAAAAATGTTGTGACCCCTGTTGACTTTTCAGACAATTCCAAGCTGATTGCCGAGTCCGCCGCCTTTATTGCCGGAAGCTTCAAGGCCAATTTGGTACTGTTGTTTGTTGTGCAGAAATTTGAAGATTATTCTGGATTTTTTGTTCCCCAAATGAGTATTCCGGATTTTGAACAGGATCTGTTTGCTCAGGCGGAGGAAAAAATGCATAGTTTCTCCCAGGATATAGAAAAATTTGCCAAAGAACAAGGTGTGGTCGAGGTGATTGGAAAAATCCTGGTGGGTGATGTGGCAGAGCAGATTGTCGATTTTTCAGCCAAGCAGGATGATGGGCTTATAGCCATGGGAACACATGGCTATAAGGGGCTGGAGAAGATCATGTTTGGCAGTGTTGCCGACAAGGTTGTAAAATCTGCCGGCTGTCCGGTGTTGACCATTAATCCCTATACCTGCTGCGATAAGTAA